In the genome of Amaranthus tricolor cultivar Red isolate AtriRed21 chromosome 15, ASM2621246v1, whole genome shotgun sequence, one region contains:
- the LOC130801084 gene encoding uncharacterized protein LOC130801084, producing the protein MNCLFWNIRGIGKGEKTLAIKSLLSKKNVSFMGLVETKHRQPFQPRLRRLWGNDDYDYCEVLASETHGGGIIAVWDKQTFHASVKHKGGRWICIEGCIKDHNFECCVGVIYGNNDRLSRLAMFEELKEKAEIINKPLLILGDFNVTIHSGERTGTISCSRSMRDFSKWIDELRLLDIPLHGVRFTWRRNDSKSRLDRALCSHEWLTAFPNMNMTGLSRSFSDHNPLLLTLEVYNDWGPKPFRC; encoded by the coding sequence atgaacTGTCTATTTTGGAATATCCGAGGGATTGGTAAAGGTGAAAAAACTTTAGCTATTAAATCTCTTCTTTCAAAGAAAAATGTCTCCTTTATGGGTTTGGTTGAAACAAAACATCGACAACCTTTTCAGCCCAGACTGAGAAGATTATGGGGAAATGACGATTATGACTATTGTGAAGTTTTGGCCTCTGAAACACATGGGGGTGGAATTATTGCTGTTTGGGATAAACAAACTTTTCATGCCTCTGTTAAACATAAGGGTGGTAGATGGATCTGCATAGAAGGGTGTATCAAAGATCACAATTTTGAGTGCTGCGTTGGGGTGATCTATGGGAATAATGATAGATTGAGTAGATTAGCTATGTTTGAGGAGCTCAAAGAGAAGGCGGAGATTATCAACAAACCACTACTTATACTTGGAGATTTCAATGTCACAATACACTCAGGGGAAAGAACAGGAACTATCTCATGTAGCCGCAGTATGAGGGATTTCTCGAAGTGGATAGACGAATTAAGGTTACTTGACATTCCACTACATGGGGTGAGATTTACATGGAGAAGAAATGATTCCAAAAGTAGACTAGACAGAGCTTTATGCAGTCATGAATGGTTGACAGCATTTCCGAATATGAACATGACGGGTCTAAGTAGAAGCTTCTCAGATCATAATCCTCTACTCTTAACGTTGGAAGTGTACAACGACTGGGGCCCGAAACCTTTCAGATGCTAG
- the LOC130801085 gene encoding uncharacterized protein LOC130801085, with the protein MNNDSDTVKIRSIVEEGMILRVGDGSSIRFWHDRWCEAGVLKSLYPRLFAISLQKQALICQMGEWIGYSWEWRLEWRRLLYDWENEEVRALQHKIAHIGPKRDTKDGVFWKHSQVVSYPTKDITSALSVTLAPSLPKSVVSLIWKNFIPPRAKLVVWLANKEKLKTGELLMEKGIISPLDANCPFCGTEVESISHLLFVCRFSWTVWMDILKWWGLSAPLQNQCSKFSMQWLGLIKGRKHRNIWTLTLGCVLWSQWYERNQIKFERKAPNLRNFVLSLKIRIGIWAREMLGSSGLFDPEMNYVGCFLFTTLGAYVYILVSSPTPMLFRVDCSSSSPRPDGFFPIGVFYAGG; encoded by the exons ATGAATAACGATTCAGACACtgtcaaaatcagatccatcGTTGAAGAAGGTATGATACTTCGGGTAGGAGACGGTAGCTCAATTCGCTTTTGGCATGACAGATGGTGCGAAGCAGGGGTCCTAAAATCTTTATATCCAAGATTGTTTGCAATATCTCTTCAAAAACAAGCTCTGATATGCCAGATGGGTGAGTGGATTGGATACTCTTGGGAATGGAGGCTAGAATGGCGTCGTCTTTTGTATGATTGGGAAAATGAAGAGGTGCGCGCTCTTCAACATAAAATTGCACATATTGGGCCGAAAAGAGATACAAAAGATGGGGTTTTCTGGAAACATTCACAAGTTGTGTCTTATCCTACAAAAGACATCACTTCAGCATTATCTGTGACCCTTGCTCCCTCCCTACCGAAATCTGTAGTCTCCTTAATCTGGAAAAATTTTATACCTCCAAGAGCAAAACTAGTTGTATGGTTGGCAAACAAGGAAAAGCTGAAAACTGGAGAATTGCTCATGGAAAAGGGAATCATTAGCCCCCTCGACGCCAACTGCCCCTTTTGCGGTACGGAAGTAGAATCAATCTCTCACCTTCTTTTTGTTTGCAGATTCTCTTGGACCGTTTGGATGGATATTCTAAAATGGTGGGGCCTCTCCGCTCCCCTCCAGAATCAATGTTCAAAATTCAGTATGCAATGGTTGGGGTTGATCAAAGGTAGGAAACACAGGAATATCTGGACCCTCACTTTGGGTTGCGTCTTATGGTCCCAGTGGTACGAAAGAAACCAAATTAAGTTCGAAAGGAAAGCGCCCAACCTTCGAAATTTTGTGCTGTCATTGAAGATCAGGATAGGAATCTGGGCTAGGGAAATGTTGGGCTCCTCTGG GCTTTTTGACCCTGAAATGAATTATGTGGGATGTTTTTTGTTTACAACTCTTGGTGCTTATGTTTATATTTTAGTTTCTTCT CCCACCCCTATGCTGTTTCGGGTGGACTGTTCCTCGTCGTCCCCTCGTCCCGATGGCTTTTTCCCCattggggttttttatgccggagGGTGA